The Setaria italica strain Yugu1 chromosome IX, Setaria_italica_v2.0, whole genome shotgun sequence genome has a window encoding:
- the LOC101771363 gene encoding uncharacterized protein LOC101771363: MENTHARSASMSVSVTRMAAYADPAPGVPLRRALLYAVLLLGSNLATFLFASSSCAPPPSPVTAAPATGPRTVPIPEHVELPPEFHAFAGPHALPYGRNPNWGTAELRPPAGHPCLAFPDLLAAFMSYRVNGSCPDDELPAQRLLLRGCEPLPRRRCRPAAPPDPAPPLPYPDALWSTPPDRSVHWSAYKCKSFRCLIDRARSPHFDDCKDCFDLAGREHHRWLNATTGGDGKKKKSIPLEFSIDEVLASASPPGSVRIGLDIGGGSGTFAVRMRERGVTVVATTVNLNGPFSAVAAARGVVPLYVSVAARLPFFDNTLDVVHSMHVLSGWMPPAALQFALFDVYRVLRPGGLFWLDHFFCGEAEMAAYVEVVESVGFGKLRWVTRRKLDRGAERKEMYLSALLEKPLKNSWRHPSEEEVTLDQEDGEG; the protein is encoded by the coding sequence ATGGAGAACACGCACGCTCGATCGGCTTCCATGTCCGTCTCCGTCACAAGGATGGCCGCGTACGCGGACCCCGCCCCGGGCGTCCCTCTCCGCCGCGCGCTCCTCtacgccgtcctcctcctcggctccaACCTGGCCACGTTTCTCTTCGCCTCCTCTTCCtgcgcgccgcctccgtcgcccgtcaccgccgcgccggcgacgggTCCAAGGACCGTCCCTATACCGGAGCATGTGGAGCTCCCTCCGGAGTTCCACGCGTTCGCGGGGCCGCACGCGCTGCCGTACGGGCGCAACCCCAACTGGGGCACAGCCGagctgcggccgccggcgggccaCCCGTGCCTGGCCTTCCCGGACCTGCTGGCGGCCTTCATGTCGTATCGAGTCAATGGCTCCTGCCCCGACGACGAGCTCCCGGCGCagcggctcctcctccgcggctgCGAGCCCCTgccgcgccggcgctgccgccccgccgcgccgcccgacccGGCGCCACCGCTGCCGTACCCCGACGCGCTCTGGTCCACCCCGCCCGACCGCTCCGTCCACTGGTCCGCCTACAAGTGCAAGTCCTTCCGCTGCCTTATCGACCGCGCGCGCTCCCCGCACTTCGACGACTGCAAGGACTGCTTCGACCTCGCCGGCCGGGAGCACCACCGCTGGCTCaacgccaccaccggcggcgacggcaagaagaagaagagtatCCCGCTCGAGTTCTCCATCGACGAGGTGCTCGCGTCGGCGTCCCCGCCGGGGTCCGTCCGGATCGGGCTCGACATCGGCGGCGGGTCCGGCACCTTCGCGGTGCGCATGCGGGAGCGCGGCGTCACCGTGGTGGCCACCACCGTCAACCTCAACGGGCCCTTCagcgccgtcgcggcggcgcgcggggtcgTGCCGCTCTACGTGAGCGTCGCGGCGCGGCTGCCCTTCTTCGACAACACGCTGGACGTGGTGCACTCCATGCACGTGCTCAGCGGCTGGATGCCGCCCGCCGCGCTGCAGTTCGCGCTCTTCGACGTGTACCGGGTGCTCCGGCCCGGCGGGCTCTTCTGGCTCGACCACTTCTTCTGCGGggaggcggagatggcggcgtacgtggaggtggtggagagCGTCGGGTTCGGCAAGCTGAGGTGGGTGACGAGAAGGAAGCTCGATAGGGGGgcggagaggaaggagatgtaCCTCTCGGCGTTGCTGGAGAAGCCGCTCAAGAACTCGTGGCGACATCCATCTGAAGAGGAAGTGACTCTTGACCAGGAGGATGGGGAAGGATGA
- the LOC101783748 gene encoding protein POLLEN DEFECTIVE IN GUIDANCE 1: MSVRSGGRQLSFELLAGDLTADDADDTSPRSLPDTTSDGQRRRRRRSKRKRGFRSPPIEEAASEGEEPRGEGVGDAVAAFRVTDLRSTAETVCESSEPERSAASCVTYVGVELRQRSVSGAGRVLSASAEDGASSCGSSTRESTSAAAAVADVAAAAAAAWRPEANGGVKKKLEKEESLDWEKYMKENGNILGEVEHLDNSPFRYFLGELYGGNALRSTIAVGNEKKRQRVYNTMFHVPWRCERLIVAGFFVCLDSFLSLLTIMPARIVVTIWRLLKTRKFLQPNAADLSDYGCFVVLALGVASLQMIDISLIYHVIRGQGTIKLYVVYNVLEIFDKLCQSFGEDVLQVLFNSAEGLSACSTDNVTFELLRFLLDEAIAVVAFVVHSFVLLAQAITLSTCIIAHNNALLALLVSNNFAEIKSNVFKRVSKENLHNLVYYDIIERFHITAFLLFVLAQNILEAEGPWFDSFLINASLVFLCEVLIDAIKHSFLAKFNEIKPVAYSEFLEDLCKQILNDKPDDRQKDLTFIPLAPACVVIRVLTPVYATLLPAGPFIWRVFWILLWSVLTYFMLAIFKILVGLILRCLANWYVNLRLKRKQHVD, from the exons ATGTCGGTCCGATCCGGCGGCCGCCAGCTCTCCTTCGAGCTCCTCGCGGGCGACCTCACCGCCGACGATGCGGACGACACCTCCCCGCGCTCCCTGCCCGACACCACGTCCgacggccagcgccgccgcaggCGGCGGTCCAAGCGCAAGCGCGGGTTCCGGAGCCCCCCGATCGAGGAGGCGGCCTCGGAGGGGGAGGAGCCGCGAGGGGAGGGCGTCGGCGACGCGGTCGCGGCGTTCAGGGTCACGGATCTGAGATCGACGGCGGAGACTGTGTGCGAGAGCTCGGAGCCCGAGAGGTCCGCGGCGAGCTGTGTGACGTATGTCGGGGTGGAGCTGAGGCAGAGGAgcgtctccggggccgggaggGTGTTGTCCGCGTCCGCGGAGGATGGGGCCAGCAGCTGCGGCAGCAGCACGCGGGAGAGCACTTCGGctgctgcggcggtggcggatgtggcggccgcggcggccgcggcgtggcGACCTGAGGCAAATGGGGGCGTGAAGAAGAAGCTGGAGAAGGAGGAGTCGCTGGATTGGGAGAAGTACATGAAGGAGAATGGCAACATTCTCGGAG AAGTCGAGCACCTTGATAATTCACCATTCAGATATTTCCTTGGCGAACTATATGGTGGCAATGCACTTAGAAGCACAATTGCAGTGGGTAATGAGAAAAAACGACAGCGGGTGTacaacactatgtttcatgtaCCATGGAGATGCGAGCGG CTAATTGTCGCAGGATTCTTCGTCTGCTTGGATTCATTTTTGTCATTGCTCACAATTATGCCTGCACGAATTGTGGTTACTATCTGGCGGCTGCTGAAGACCAG GAAGTTTCTGCAACCAAATGCTGCTGATTTATCAGATTATGGGTGTTTTGTGGTTCTAGCCCTAGGAGTTGCTTCTTTGCAAATGATAG ATATTAGCTTAATTTACCATGTCATTCGTGGTCAGGGCACGATCAAGCTTTATGTGGTATACAACGTACTAGAG ATCTTTGACAAACTCTGTCAATCATTCGGTGAGGATGTATTGCAAGTTCTTTTCAACTCAGCTGAGGGGTTATCAGCTTGCTCGACAGATAATGTGACATTTGAATTGCTGCGGTTCCTTTTGGATGAGGCAATAGCCGTTGTTGCATTTG TTGTCCATTCATTTGTCCTGTTAGCTCAGGCGATCACCCTGTCAACATGTATTATTGCCCACAACAATGCATTATTGGCTCTTCTGGTATCAAACAATTTTGCTGAGATCAAAAGCAATGTATTTAAGCGTGTTAGCAAAGAGAACCTTCATAATTTGGTATACTATG ACATCATCGAAAGATTTCACATCACAGCCTTTCTGCTATTCGTACTTGCTCAAAATATCTTGGAAGCAGAGGGTCCATGGTTTGACAGTTTTCTTATT AATGCGTCTTTGGTATTTTTATGTGAAGTGCTTATCGATGCTATCAAGCATTCTTTCCTTGCAAAATTTAATGAGATAAAGCCAGTTGCTTATTCGGAGTTTTTGGAAGATCTTTGCAAGCAG ATTTTGAATGACAAACCTGATGACCGTCAGAAGGACTTAACATTCATTCCCCTTGCCCCAGCTTGTGTG GTAATCCGTGTATTGACTCCAGTATATGCTACCCTCCTTCCCGCTGGCCCGTTTATCTGGAGAGTATTCTGGATTTTACTTTGGTCAGTTCTGACCTATTTTATGCTCGCGATATTCAAGATACTCGTGGGGTTGATACTGCGCTGCCTTGCAAATTGGTATGTAAATCTACGGCTCAAAAGAAAGCAACATGTGGACTGA